caggttcaagtgattctcctgtctcagcctcccaggtagctgggattacaggcacgcaccatcatgcccggctagtgttttttttttttttcttttttttgtatttttagtagagacggggtttcaccatgttggccaggatggtctcaaactcctgaccacagttATCCAccccccttcggcctcccaaaatgttgggattataggcacgagccaccgtgcctggccaatcaaggaagattttttaaaagcttttcattTCCTATGCTTTTCTGTTTTGCTGCCTTCAATAGCACCCGCTTGTCTGGCCATGGGGCTGAACAGGCTTGGCTTTGCCGTCTGTGGAGTTCCATCATGGCCATGAAGAGGCCTCCTAGAGGTAAACAAGAGCCAGAGGCCTGCTTAGCACATGACTTCAGCCCTCAGCCACGAGTCCCGACACCAGGGTTGTTGTGCCGGTGAGAGTTCGTCTCAAGAGTTTCCTCTGTAAATATTATTTCTCCAGGATGTCCAAGTTTCATAGCTCATTTTCACTAGATTTCTTTCTGGCTAAGTTTCCTAAACATATATCCTTCTGCAAGTAGGGCTGGCAGGAAGGAGCAACATCCAGGCTGAGCAGCTCGTGTAGCTGGCTAGGTGTCCAGCTCTCTAGTGTGACTTCATTCCAGTTTTCCAGACCTACATCCTCTTGCAGCTGCTGCTGAGGACGGGCAAGGAAGGAGAGAGCATGAGAAAGGGGGGCcttgggaagagagggaggggctgGCCACACAGCAGCAGCTCCTTCCTCAGGTAGCAGCTCAGGGTCGGGGGACGGAGAACCGTTCAGTCAACATGTATTCATCTACTAGGTGCTGGGACTTACGTTCAGTGCCAGGCATGGTCCCTGCACTCGGGGCTTCCGCATGATTAGGGATACAGACAAATGAACTCTGAGTGATACAGCAACGCAATAACAAAAGCTCCACTTGTTTTTGagctaaaagcaaacaaaagcacaaaaactGCAacattcttcctctctttctctctctctctctctgtgtgtgtgtggttttttttttttttaaattccctttcaAAGAAAGGCAGAATATAacatacagtgaaaaaaaaaaattacagtgggAGAATACAGTAAATCCTTGatgaaaattgtattaaaaaacacaatacatttgggaggctgaggcaggtagatcacaaggtcagaagatcaagaccagcctggccaacacggtgaaaccccgtctctactaaaaatacaaaaaaatttagccaggcgtggtggtgggttcctgtaatcccagctactcgggaggctgaggcaagagaattgcttgaacccgggaggtggaggttgcagtgagccaagatcgcgccactgcactccagcctggcgacggagtgagattccgtctcaagaaaagaaaaaaaagaacacaatacAACGTATGTAGCTCATGAATATATctgtactaaaatataaaactgtgcACCAGATACTGACCAAATTCATACAAGTAGCTGCTTTGGGAAGGATAAGAGGAACTAAGACTGGGAGAGGAATTGAGGAAATGTTTCCTTCATCCTAACTCTATTTCTTTATAAACAGTTCTGAGGTAAGAACAGCCAGCTGCTGACACCAGAGGACTCTGGGTGATGGGATTCCTGATGTTTAGTCTATATCTAGTGCATAGTTTTCTATTTTACTACATATACATGAACTATGTatattgttttgtgtattttacaaaattttcatCAGGGATTTGCTAATGATCTCCCCTAATTCTCCTTCATACCTTTTAGAATGGTAGCTGATGTGTTAAAGCTCCGTTCATAGTCAATGGGACACTCAGAGCTGGCCAAGACTCCCGCTTTTTGTTCCTGGTGACCCCTGAGATGTTTTATGACCCAGCTTAGGCATGAGTCCATGTTGCATCTAGACCTGAGCATAAGCACTCATAAAAGCTGGGTCTTCCTGGGGGCAGACTGGGACCCAGGAgaactggggaggcaggagggtacATGAGGCCCCTCTAAAGCTCTAACTTCTCTGTCCACTCCCTTTTTCAATACACCCCGACCAGGTTAGCGCCCAGAGCAAATCAGGAGGAGCAAGCATCTCTTCTTTATCCCATCCAGGGATCTAGGACTTGCTATCTATGAATAGGAAAGTCTTTGTCTCTCaagcatctcagggatgaagggGCAAGGACTTTTTGAAAAACAAGACATGTCCATGGTCCTCAGGGTACTTCGTTTTCCCCTCTGAAATGGGGACATTAACGATGAATTTAGCTGAAGAGATGgaaagcaacttttaaaaaggTACTCTAATGATAGAAATTTCTTGGAGAAATTCAAACTTAGATAAAGCATTGTAAAAATGTACGGGCAGAGGGCTAGAAGTGTTTGCTCGGTGGATTTGTGACTGTATGTGCCCCCAGTAGAATCCAGAGTCCTGTTCCTTTACTAGGAATGAGTTAAGAAGTGTTGGTTTGGGGACGGCCTATTTGTCAGAACTATATGTCAATTAAACTGAAATGTGCAGACTCACCTTCGTGGGTCATGGTCTTCCTTGTCCCATGCTCATTATTTAAACTGGTTCACGAGTCCCTGCATACCTGGGAAACCTACATAAAGGGGAGCCCAGAGCTTTTGCATGCTGTGCTAGCCCCCAACTAGGTGTTCACACCTTTTGTCTGAGGAACTAAGTTCGTAGCTTTGGTTttctcctctgcttcccaaagccTTCCATTAGGTCTTAGCAGTAGTTTGTTCACATAAGAACAGCAATCCCTTACTTTCCAaaggtagaaagaaggaaaaagggttaTGAGCCTGCCAGTGCCAAGAGAAGTCAACTTTGAGGTATTGCACCCTGTTTCTGAGCCCCAAGCTATCCTAGCATCTGCCTGTCCCATCCCAGGAAAATGTAAAGATAAGACCACAACTGGTGCATTCAATGAGGAAAATGCCTGGAAAGAGAGGTTCTGCTTCTGTAGCATGTCTGTCCGTGGCCTCTAAGCCTGCTTTCCGCCTCTGCTCTCCAAAGAGAGGCCAAGAGAGATTATGTGCCTGGTTTATTCTGGGTTGGAGACTTCCCGTCCTTTGCCGTGTTTACCCAAAGTGAGGTCAGCCTCATTCAGAACTTGGTGAGGTTGTTTTATGTCAGTggcatttataattaaaatgtagcCACAAGCCGGGATTGGTAAAACattagagaaagacagagaaggggaaaaatcgaatttgggggaaaataattccagtatttaaaaaaatacacccacacacacccccacacacatatgtatacacacacatctatatataaatatatatacacacacacatgtaaatacatatatggaAAAAACCCTTATCTTAAAAGTTGTCTGCTTCTTTAAGATCTAAAAAAGGTGCCTGGAAAATTTTGATACAGTCCAGAGACTGaatgacatatatgtatatattatatatagtttatatattatatgttatgcgtgtgtgtgtgtgtattttaaagtttatgtatAAAAATCCTCTATGTAATCAGATGAGGGTTGTGGGGAGGAGGGCAAGGAGTCCTTTCCATCACGTGTGACCGAGGCGAGAGAACCCTGGTGTGGAGTACATTCCTGCCTGGAGACCTTCCCCTCTCTCTGACTTCTGGCAGTGGGGTCCAGCTCTCCCCATAGTAGTCATTTGAAAAGCTGTTTTGACTTCAGGTCTATGCTGGTGGGGAATACAGTGCCTTACCCGCTAGGTGCTGAGTGATCCCAACCAGAGAATAGAAGTCTGGACTCCCCTAAAGCAACAGGGCAGGAGGCATTTCATGAAGAGGAACCTGCCCTTTAGAAAGGGCTGCAAGGTAGGATTGTTTTGACCAGTGAATTCTGCTACTGCCTTTAGGATGTGgcttgatttataaatatttgattggCACGCACTTTGCCTAAGAACGTTTCCATTTGTGCAGTGAGTGGTGCCGGTAATTCTGCTCCCCACGTAGCCTCTTGCGTGCTTGGGGAGGTGAGGGGTTGTGGGCTGTGGCAGGCAGCTGCAGGTTTGGAATGCTCATAAGGAAATTATTCTCTAATTATTGTTCCAGTTAATAATCTCATTGAGGGATAAGTCATGGTCCCCCTTCACCAGAGAGGAAACTCCCCAGAAAGATCAGAATCAAACACAGAGCAGACTTGCCCTGCCAGAGGAGTGAGATGGAGCGGGGTTTGCTGCACCTGTGCCTGGGCACATTATGCCTCTGTGTCAGGCCTCAGGGGCTTCAACCCAGGTAGTCCCAGAGAAGCTGGGACAAAGAGTCACCCTCAGTTCTGCGAGCAAGCGTAGCATTCACTTAATCTAACAGACTTGACAGGTCAGGTGGTTAGGTGAGGAAGGCTCAGGAATCCCAGAAGAATGATGATCAATATCATTTTTTTGGAGCACTTATGTGCCTAGCAGTGTGCTAAACACTCTTACAAACATTATCACATTAAAACTCCCACATTTCGATGAGTGGGTGCTGTTGTCATTCTTGCTTttaaaacaaggaaactgaggcacattgAGAAGTAACTGTCCCAGGATGACACAGCTGGTAAATAGCAGTGCTGGGACCTGACCTCCACCCATCTGACCCACAGCACAGATGTGTGTATTGAATCAGTTTGTGGGGCGGAACCGCTGTCATGATGTTGGTGTCAGGTGGTGGTGGGATACAGAAGGAGCCTTAGTCCTGGAAACAGAAGATGTGGTCGGTGCCAAGCCCTCCCAGTTAGGAGCTGGTCACGCCTGTCAGCTGCAGTGTTCTTAGAGTGATGATAATTAGTAACCTCTCAAGGTTGTGGTTAGGTGGAAGTGGAGGAGTTCAACACAATGCCCAGCATATATCAGGGCTCACAGATGTTTATTGAATATATTGTTGACTTTGAATTTAGCTGCCACCAATACAGTTCAGTCActtataaaattaatgtttacTGGGCATTTTACCAAGTGGCAGGCAATGTGCTAGACACAAAGTTTGTAGTGTTGAGCAATAAGAGACAAAGTCCTTATCCTCTAGGAGTCCAGTAGGAgggaaaacaattaaataattgcacaaataaatggagaattATAACCCCAAGGACGGCTGCATGGTACATGAGACACTCTTCAAATGCTTGTGTCCAAAATGGAACTGGCCATCTTCCCCCAGACCTGATCCTCTTCCAGGACCTCCCCCTCTCATGGTGACACCATTTATGTGTCTCCCTGAGCTGAAGCTTAGGGGCCAACATGAACCTTCTCACAAACTGTGCCCATCAGCCCTGGGATCTATGCAGCACTCCCTGGGTGATTCTGCCTGGCCTTCCTAGTATGGCAGCGTAACCAGCGTCCACAGTCCATATTGGTAACTGCCTGCAGCAGTGATCTGAAGAATGGTAACGGGACAAACCAAAACCATCTTCTCTGCAGGCCAGAAGAACACCAGTAGAGACATTTTACTCAGGTCTCTATTAGAATGGCCCCCACACGAGCATCTGCCCTAGCGTTATACCACTGTAAGAAAGGTTAGGTACTTGGAAACTCATTCTCCTTGAGGCAGGAAGAAGATACACTTGCCCAGGAAAGATCAATGACCTTGGGACAAAGAGAAGCCATGAAAGGAGTTATTTCTGTCTTGTAGAGCTCAAAGGCATACGGTTCTATCTTGtgtgatttgtttaaatttttcgaTTGGCTTTTAGAAACGCTCTTTCTGAAGGAAGTCTTAACATGTGACTCTGTCACCTCAGTCTCTAATTATGTTCAAACTAGTGATCAAGGCATCGAAAATATCTCCTTGCCAGGCCGTGCGGATCACATGTAGCCAGGGAGCATCCGCCTCATGCCTGGCCAGCAATTCTGTTTCTGAATAACCCTTGAAACTCAGAAGGGCTTTGGCAGTACCACCACTGGGCAGAAGAGGGCGACAGAACCACATTCAGGGAGTACCTCCGTGCCCAGGACGCCTCTCACCTGCAGAATCCTAGTAAATAGAAGTTTCGCCCTTATGAGGCACACTAGGCAATGCTGCCATTCCATTccacaggtgaagaaactgagtctcagcgAGATTAAACGATTTTCCTGAAAATTAGTTGGGAACACTGGAGACACTTAAATTTCTAGTTAGGAAAGGACTGGAGTCCCAGGGCTGGGGAGCTTGAAGCTTCTCTTGCAGAGTTTGCAAACAGAAAGAATGCATAATGGCAAGAACGTTAATTGTCCAGGGCTGCTCCAGGCAGAAAGGGGCAGAGTAGGCTTGAACTGGAGCCTGCTGACTCTGCAGTGGAATATCTAGTTCCAGTAATGACAGGTACAGGGATGGGCTTCTGACCACCCACCCCACTTATTCTGATCTCTGTCCTCGTGGTCCTTGTTCTTAGTTCAGAGTAAGCAAATGATAGGCCCACACAACAACTCTGAGTGTTGGCAGAGAAACCCTGAATCCAAGCCTGCATCTAGCCCCTTGGCTTTCCTGGGTGGCAGTACTGTAAAAAAGAAGAGTCTGGAAGGTCCTTAAATACGACCCTCTATTACCATATGCTAGGCTGATTATATAGAAGGCTCGATGATGATAACTGCAATATGAACCAACACGTGCTGTGCTGTTCctctgtgccagccactgtgccaagAACTCTCactatattatctcatttaaccctcccAAGAAACCTGTGAGGCAAGGAATATTAGTATTCTTTTTgtacaaatgagaaaagtgaggacAGAAAGGTGCAGTTGCCCCAGTTCACTTGGAAAATAATCTGGCATTCCTTGAATGCAGAAATCCTCTCCTGCACTCCCAGGGCTACGTTGTGCTCCTTTCTAGGGGTTCCTGACATCCTAAGTCAGGCGACCAAATCCACTGTGGACTCCAGAAGTTGTGCCAGCGTTACACACCCAGAGTGCAGTCTGTTTTGCTAATGATGGAATGACAACAAGGAAGCCATTTTCCATTGCTACAGAAATTCCAGTATTGGAGCCTCTTGTTACTCCAGAAGTCAAGGTTTCCCAGAAGAGCTAGCTTAACCCCAAGGAACATATCACGAAGCTTGTCTTTCCTCTTGGGTTCTGAGGACCGGAGAGCATTCCCTACTTTTTCAGAAAATTGGTAAGATGTATTAGGAACACTTAAAACCCAGAGGAATTAAAGCTTGTTCCCTTGTGTTCTGTGGGGCAGATCACATGAATTGTGTATCATGCCTGACACAATGGACTACAATCTAAGTTTGCTAATTTGCAGTGAACATTGCTTATGTATGCTTTTAAACAAACTAGTCCTTTTTTTGCCTCATTCTGACACCtgtttttcactgaaaataagGCATTCAGCAAGCCCATTTGAAGATAAACCATCAAAACAAAGCCCAAAAGAGCTAATTCTGCAGCTGCAAGCCCCAGCGTCAGCCTTCCTGCTCCTCATCTCAAGGGTCTgtgtggtgggtggggaggaaggaacaATGTCACCTCGTGTGTAAACGTCAGCGTCCATCTCCATTACCCATGCATCTGAGGGTAGAGCATGAGCACCAGTGAAGTGGTCATTTGTGCTTAGAACCTGCAACCTCTGGTGCATGGTCCATGAATAATTAAGACCACCTGATCTATAAACCATCATGTCAAAGTGAGTGTTTTGTATTGCATTTTAAAGCCAGTCCTACAGAAACTTCCTGCCTGCCTGGCTTCTTCTGTGTCTCCTGATTTTCCTTCTCttgatttgttttatgtttgactCTTGAGATTGCTGACCCTCTAAGCAGGGACTGGATCTGGCTTTAGGCTTCTTTGTAACCTCTGATGCTGCAGTGGGACTCAGGGGATCTCAGATGACATCATGATAGGACCTGGACACCTAATATCAAACATACACACCAGTGCCAGAAGTAtcaaagcagaaggaagagattTTTTTATACTTAGAGAGTCAAGAAGATTCTTTTCTCCAGAGTCATACCTTCATTTATCAACACCTCTGAGACCCGGGCTGCCAGGAAGTGCTGGAAGAGATATTCAGCATTTGGCGCTAGTCGCTCCTACTCTCCAGTTTCTATAAGGTCTGGAGAATGACTTTACCTCTGCTGGTTACCACAGCCACATCTGCGGGATACGCAGAGGGAAAGCTGCGTAATTTATGATGTGTAAGACTACGATTATGAACTAGGATTTCACAAATCAAGCCCAGTGGAAACATAACCAGGAGAGTCAGTTGACTTGAAACGGAGCCCACATCTCTGTGCAGGATTTACCGCCATGCCCGTCTGGTTCATCCCATCATGGAGCATGCAGACCCCTGACTAGCCTTCGGGGCCAGATCCTTCACTAGTTACAGAAACCTGGGAAAACATACAGGGATCGAGCACCGGCAGCCAGTTCTGTTGGGTCAGCAGAGAGTGctttaaaaaacttgaaatagGACACGTTTGGGTACGTGGTGGCCCCCACAACTCCCTATTTTCCAAACCCAGACATTCTACACATTTATGTGACTCCACCTCTGAATGTGTCACGCCTGAATAGAACCTTGGAGAAGCAAGTACCTGTACTTAAATATGAACCTTCCTCCCACCTCGACTACAGAAGATGTCAGAAAAGGAAGGGGGTGCCATAGAGATGGGCTTACTGTGCTGGTCGCTCCTGTCCCTTGTCCCATCCACTGTGCCATCCGGAAGGATCCTCAAGAAGTGTCCCCCGTTGCTACAGTAGAGCAGTTTGGGCTTCTTGTAATTCGCTGGAGGCAGATTAAACTTCTCGGTCAGGGCTGTGAACGTGGTGATTTCCCCTTCAGCCATGGCTCAGCAGCTGCTGCTTGTGGCGCTTTCAAGACTGTAAGAAATTGAACAAATCTGTAGTCGGCTCTTCCAGCAAAGGCACAAAATGCACTTTGAAGAGAGGAAGGACGGCTTCAGGGCACAGGGCTCCTGGGTAGTGAGTAAGCACAGCCTGCGCAGGTGATGCCCGCAGTCCGCAGGCCTGTGGGGCAGCTGGTGGTTAAGGAAGGATGGTCCCCGGCCTGGGAGGGGTTTCCAGGGCATTTCTCTCTTCCCAGTTGGACACAGCTTTGGACCAAACTGTGCATTTTTTAGAACTTCAAATTTAATCATTtgaccaaggggaaaaaaaatcatgttttggtCCCTCCTTCTGGTCCACACACATCCTCAAATTAAACACCAAAGTCGCACTAAAATAACACCCAGGGTCTGGCTGAAACCCACAAAAGCTGAGAGGCCAGGACCAAGGTTCTGCCCTCCACCCTCACGCTGTCTTGATGAGGTACAGCGAAGCAGATAGCACAGATGGCCTGGACATTCAGGACCTGTAGCCAAAGGCACAGGAGGCCTTTCAGGGACACAACAGGGACAGCAAAGGCTTAGTATGTTAAGGGAACCTTCTGGATTGACTGGGGGAAACAGAGCTGGAACCAGGGAaaaaggcacagagtgggagTGAGTGGGGTTTGTAAAGGGCAAACACCATATCAAAGGAAATGTTATGAGACAGATTATGAAGGCTGTGCCTGGTCCCTGCCCATTCCATAGCTTCCCATAGCTTCATGTGGCACAGAGAGGTGGGTCTGTCCCTTGCACACAGGCTGTTTTCATCCTAGCTATTT
This sequence is a window from Papio anubis isolate 15944 chromosome 5, Panubis1.0, whole genome shotgun sequence. Protein-coding genes within it:
- the FGF1 gene encoding fibroblast growth factor 1 isoform X3 translates to MAEGEITTFTALTEKFNLPPANYKKPKLLYCSNGGHFLRILPDGTVDGTRDRSDQHTDTK